In Micromonospora sp. LH3U1, one genomic interval encodes:
- a CDS encoding DUF2231 domain-containing protein gives MFEEFMGIPAHPLVLHAAVVFVPLLALLAVGYALVAPIRPHTRWVLGLLALGAPVAALLAKLSGDAFFERMRAANRVTPEFVPTIEAHQEFGDLTLYATIGLAIVALALVWFVPPRAAAPSAAAPGATDERRPGRALTLALQVLSLVAAGIAVYYVIRTGDSGAKAVWTGQ, from the coding sequence ATGTTCGAGGAGTTCATGGGCATTCCCGCCCACCCTCTGGTGCTACACGCCGCGGTCGTGTTCGTGCCGCTGCTGGCCCTCCTGGCGGTCGGCTACGCGCTCGTCGCGCCGATCCGGCCGCACACTCGGTGGGTGCTGGGGCTGCTCGCCCTGGGCGCGCCGGTCGCCGCCCTGCTGGCGAAGCTCTCCGGCGATGCCTTCTTCGAGCGCATGCGCGCCGCCAACCGGGTCACCCCCGAATTCGTGCCGACGATTGAGGCGCACCAGGAGTTCGGCGACCTCACGCTCTACGCCACCATCGGGCTGGCGATCGTGGCGCTGGCACTGGTCTGGTTCGTCCCGCCGAGAGCCGCCGCGCCGAGCGCCGCCGCGCCGGGAGCCACGGACGAGAGGCGGCCCGGTCGGGCGCTGACCCTGGCGTTGCAGGTCTTGTCGTTGGTGGCCGCCGGCATCGCCGTGTATTACGTGATCCGCACCGGCGACTCCGGGGCGAAGGCGGTCTGGACGGGGCAGTGA
- a CDS encoding DUF998 domain-containing protein encodes MTSLTTVPETRLRRTRFLLGCGTVAGLLFPALSFGQAFTRSGFDLRRHALSALTLGDLGWLQFIAFVGTGLLAIAFAAGLWRALRPGRAGTVGPLLVGVYGVAMVGGGIFVPDPALGWPPGAPTGLPEQASTGSILHTVCGAAAFLSLIAAGLLLARRFAGQGRRGWALYSAASGAVAFVLTALPWSEESASIRFAVGAVLISGWLVALSWRARDEVA; translated from the coding sequence ATGACGTCCCTGACGACTGTCCCCGAGACCCGGCTCCGCCGAACCCGGTTCCTGCTGGGCTGCGGCACGGTCGCCGGCCTTCTCTTCCCTGCCCTGTCGTTCGGGCAGGCGTTCACCCGATCCGGGTTCGACCTGCGCCGACACGCGTTGAGCGCACTCACCCTCGGGGACCTCGGCTGGCTGCAGTTCATCGCGTTCGTGGGCACCGGCCTGCTGGCCATCGCCTTCGCGGCGGGCCTGTGGCGGGCGCTGCGTCCGGGCCGGGCCGGCACGGTGGGGCCGCTACTGGTCGGCGTCTACGGGGTGGCGATGGTCGGCGGCGGGATCTTCGTCCCCGATCCCGCGCTCGGCTGGCCACCCGGTGCCCCGACCGGACTGCCCGAGCAGGCCAGCACGGGCAGCATTCTGCACACGGTCTGCGGCGCGGCGGCGTTCCTGTCGCTCATCGCGGCCGGCCTGCTGCTCGCTCGGCGCTTCGCCGGCCAGGGCCGCCGGGGCTGGGCGCTCTACAGCGCTGCGAGCGGTGCCGTCGCGTTCGTGCTCACCGCCCTGCCGTGGAGCGAGGAGAGTGCGAGCATCCGCTTCGCTGTCGGAGCGGTGCTCATCTCGGGTTGGCTCGTGGCCCTCTCCTGGCGAGCACGCGACGAGGTGGCCTGA
- a CDS encoding metallophosphoesterase, whose protein sequence is MLVIAHLSDTHLDSHPRSAERTARVMDHLHALPRPVDAILITGDVADHGEVAEYETAAKLFESPLPVMICPGNHDVRDAYRKGLLGDDRGGAGPINTRHDVAGAVFLLADSSVPGADDGHLDEETMAWLADELRSVPAETPTFVAFHHPPVVLHHPVIDPMRLLPADPLAELVAAHPQVVAVLTGHFHTAAASTFAGRPLLIAPGVVSTLRMPWEGDGPLTTQAQPPGVAFHVYDDTGLLTTHYRVVV, encoded by the coding sequence GTGCTGGTCATCGCGCATCTCAGTGACACCCACCTCGACAGCCATCCTCGATCGGCCGAACGGACCGCCCGGGTCATGGACCACCTGCACGCCCTGCCGCGACCGGTCGACGCGATCCTGATCACCGGGGACGTCGCCGACCACGGCGAGGTGGCCGAATACGAGACCGCCGCGAAGCTCTTCGAATCACCGCTGCCGGTCATGATCTGTCCCGGCAACCACGATGTGCGCGACGCGTACCGCAAGGGTCTGCTCGGTGACGACCGCGGCGGCGCCGGCCCGATCAACACCCGTCACGACGTGGCCGGAGCGGTTTTCCTCCTCGCCGACTCCTCCGTGCCGGGCGCGGACGACGGTCACCTGGACGAGGAAACCATGGCGTGGCTCGCCGACGAACTGCGCTCGGTGCCGGCCGAGACGCCGACGTTCGTCGCCTTCCATCACCCGCCGGTGGTGCTGCACCACCCGGTCATCGACCCGATGCGGCTGCTGCCCGCCGATCCCCTGGCCGAGCTGGTCGCCGCCCATCCGCAGGTGGTCGCCGTGCTGACCGGGCATTTCCACACCGCCGCCGCGAGCACCTTCGCCGGCCGCCCGCTGCTGATCGCACCGGGTGTGGTCTCCACCCTCCGGATGCCCTGGGAGGGCGACGGGCCGCTGACCACGCAGGCCCAGCCGCCCGGCGTCGCATTCCACGTGTACGACGACACCGGTCTGCTCACCACCCACTACCGGGTGGTGGTCTGA